The DNA segment AAGGCAGATGTGACGGTTGACGTATCTACTTTTGTTTCATTCGTGAAGGATATCCTTTCCAAAGATGGCaacatggaagaaaaacCTCAATTGGATAAGTTTGCATATTTGATGCCGAACTACCAAATGGCCTGTAAATATTTTGATGTCCTATTTGAGCAGGGCgttatgtacacatgcagCGTGAATGATGACcttgaaaaaatggcatgtGAAAACTTGGAATATAATCTGAGCACCCACataaaatttcaaaatatgCTCATGAGAATTGAGAGCAGTATAACCATCGTTAGTTTTCGTAGCATCGTAGATCTACCTGTAAAGGGTATCATCAAATTGTTGGCAATTAcgatttttaaaatgtcaCTTAACAGGAACATTTTGTATGGTCGATTGGTAAATAATTCGGACTGCCTTTTGAATGAGTCTCTTTAcgatttaaattttttcattttttttcatcatttcgtGTCTTGTTTGATTGAAAGAGTTAGGAATTTTTCTGATGGTCCCTTCTCCCAGCGCAGTTACTACTCCATCTCGGTAAGCGGAAGCCAGAACTTCCTATGTGAATGAACGTGGCGATCGGCGCATATGCTAGAGCGCTATAATTTATGTTCCTTATCCTTGGAGCGAAGTCTCACTATTGTTTTCtctacatgtgtgtatattccGTACGCCTCGCGCCCGCTCTTTcgtttttatccttttgctCATTGTGTATAAATTGTGTGATTGTCATGGTAGGCTTATGGATTGCCCATTTTACCTAGTAAAATCActctcattcctttttttgctacttttttttccctcttgtGCAGTTCTTAATAGATATCCTTCTGTGTGCGTACTGCATCATGGAGGAGGTCGCGAAGACGATGGAGATGACACCCTATCGAGGAAGCCCATCAGATAGGGCAGATAATTCAGATGACCCGGAAATGATGGGAAAACCCCCACTTGCAGCAGGAAAAGGGAGCCTGGAAAAACTTAATGAGCGGCTGAGATGCATACTGAACGAAATTccacagaaggaaaagagataCCATTTCCCGCGCATCAAGTTGCTAGTGGAGAAGTATCTCTAGAATGTGGGTGCAGTGTGCGAAGCGCATATTCACccaccattttgttttaatgTTCATCTTGAAATGTGAGccgggcattttttttttttaaacagagCCACTCACCATTTGTTAGCTTTACTTGTTTGTCACTTTTGCCATTTCCCGAAGTACCTGCATGATTCAAGATGCAAAGGTGCACTTCGTTCCCTGCACGGcattgtttttttatctgtGCCAATTTTTTGTAGGCAacattgtaattttttttttttttttttttttacgtccGTAAAGTGACAacttaaaaattgcaaaagaTATGATAATTAAAAAGAGGGCTacataaaaggaaatgaaaaaaaaaaaaaaaaaggcttccAACAGAGGCTTTTAAAAAGTGTCATTAAAAGAATTCAGCCATTACTCCTCTTCTGAGTGccgcattttttaaatccacaTATGAAGAGGCGTAATAGTGATATATACGCTTGCAACAAAATAACTTTCAGAGAAAAATCTTATCGCAGGGGGAAATGTCCAAGAGAGATAGGTTTTCCTTTAGATACTAGTAAGTAAAAAAGGGCGGCTTTCACAGCTCATGAGTGTCGCTTACTTCCGTTGTGGTCATCGTATTGTGCGTCAACGTTGACTGATACGTTCTGTTCGCGGCAGGGCGATTGAAATGGTGACGCGTAAACGTGTGTAGATGCCTGCATGGGTAGGTATACCTTCTGCGCTCTTATCACCATATGGGATCCTATGACCATGTCACTCTTCCCCCTATATTGaattcccctctttttgcaGTGTTGGGCATGAAGGGAAATTCGGCCATGAGTTCCTTGAGTTTGAATTCAACTCCAAAGGGAGACTAAGATATGCCAACAACtcgaattataaaaatgacaaaattatTAGGAAGGAGGGTAAGGAAGAATGCACAGTTGTATGTTTAGCATCAAATGTGTGTTAAGTTCTATGTgggctttttcttttatccttaTACGAATATTGAAGTCGCCAAGcgagaagaagagaaaaatcgTTCTGTATGAATTATCATTATGTCCCCCTGATtgactcctttttttttcagcctACGTGAGTAAGTCCGTGTTGAACGAACTAAAACGCATAATTGAAGAATCGGAGATTTGCAAGGAAAGCGATAAGTTATGGCCCGCCCCAGATAAAGTAGGAAAACAGGAGCTAGAAATTTTCTTAGATGGGAATGAATATTATTTTACGACGTCTAAAATTGGATCACTTTCTGATCTCAAACAGTGTGAAGACCCAGAGGGACTCAGAGTATTCTACTACCTCGTGCAGGATTTGAAATGTTTCTTGTTCTCTCTCATTTGCTTGCACTTTAGGGTAAGTGTGGAAGCACAGGGGGGCAATAATTATATAAAGTGCGTATATACGTTGGAGAAAATCCTTATGTGGTTTAGCCCTTTCCCCCAAATGGAATTTGCCGTGCCATTGTATAGCCCCGTCTTATGGTTAAAACGGACGTACATGTTTTTCCCTGTTTTCAGATTAAGCCTGTGTGAAGTGATTCCCAAGATTCTTTCCCTCTCCCCTGCGTACCAGCACAACGGCGTGCTTTGTTaaaacctcttttttttttttttttttttttttttactgcttttttatgttaaaaaaaatgaagtaggAATGTCTGTGTATATGTTTCTGCATATACATGGCAAGGACGTTCCTGTGAGCAGAATGCCAAAGaaaggtttaaaaaaaaaaaaaaaaaaaacgtaaaaccAAACAAATGACCCCAATTTGacaattttaataaaaaatgacactGCATACAATTGCGGTGAAAGGGAATTTCCCTACGTGCATGACACGCCATCCGTGTGGaggcatttttttgaaaGGTAGACACAAATAAATTGAGCCCTCTCATTGGTGGTCCAAATGAGGAGATACCATATTTTGTCTCCTTCTTACAACGTACGGAGTGCCCCAACTGTGGGTACGGCAACCCTGGGAGTTGCGTCTTCCTTTTGTGCCACTTGAGCACTTTAGCTTTATTCGCCATCGGCATCATCACCGACTTGTTcatcgttttctttttcgtcttcttcatcttcctcgtcgtcgtcgtcatcatcatcattatcatcTTCGTCCTCCTCGTCGTCATcctcatcttcatcatcatcatcgtcctcctcgtcgtcatcctcatcttcatcatcatcatcgtcctcatcgtcgtcatcctcatcatcgtcatcgtcACTGTTGTCAACAttatcatcttcttcttcctcctcttcatcatcatcatcatcatcatcgttgtcgtcgtcatcctcctcctcttcttccgcCTTTCCAACTGCTCCCGGGCGTCGTTTCCTCTTTTTACCTACATCGTCGTTGGACTCGTTCGAGGAGTCGTGCCAACTTTCGCACTCGCTGGACGGTTCTTCCTCCGATTCTTCCCCCGACGGATGGAGGACCCTTTGCCGCTTCGATGCCCTGCGTCCGAACCCCTTCTTCACCGCATCTTCAGACTCATCAATGGGAAGGGATCGAAACAGACAGCTGGTCAGTATATGACCGACATGTACTCGCTTAACAACCTTTCTCATCTGCAAGTTCAGTATGCTTAAAAATCTGTCATAGCTGACTGAACAGAGAAAAATACCTCCCGCGTGTAAACTTAGAGAAGATATGGCCCCATTATGGATTCTAAATTTAttgagaaataaaattaagaatTGATCAAAATTATCTTTGGCCCACATAACAGGAAGATCATTTCGCATATGGGTCTTGTTACTCTTTTGATATTCCTTGTAGAAATCGTACAagctttgtttatttttaagtaAAAAGGAGGGATCTTCTTTCTTGTCCTCTTCACATGTCAATTTTTCCTGTgcgcatttttttacataaatatattgtAGCAGTTTTTTCCCAGTGATGACTTCGAACTTGTAGACGTTTCCGTAGTTATCGGAGACGAAGATTATTTGGCTGTCCTTAGAGGCCAAGTTTTTTATGAAGTAATTGCTGCACTGAGATTCATTTGGCTTTTTCGGGGAGGATGGACTGACatgctcttcttcctctttgacATCATTCCCGTTTACTCCTGTTGTTTCATTCTCTCCTCGTTCCTGTCGCTGAAGTTTTTCATACAATTTTAAATTGTTGGCCTTCATTTCGTGCGCGCTAAATTTAACGTGCAGTTCTTCCTTTGCGCAATGTGGCTGTGGGGTTAATTTCCTGGCGCTCCGTTCCTTCTCAGTCTTATGTTCCTCTGTTTTTCTGTCTGCCACTTCGTTACCTGTTTCGCCCTGTTCGTTCGCCTTCTGCACTCCTCCCTCCTGGGATGGATCCTCCCACGTTGCCACCTTTTCCTCCCGCCCCACGTGGGAGTTGCTGCTTATACACGTAAATACAAGGTCGCTCTCCGAGTAGTTGTGGTCAAAGCaggaaaatttatttcgACTGATATTCCTCCTCTTATAATGATCATAGACGTAGACCGGTTTCGCTTGACAACGCATATCATAAAGAACAATCTTATGGTCATACGTTGCGGCTGATAGTATATTCACATTGATATCGTTTAAGAAACTTACAGATTTTATTAAACTTTCGCAATTTAAATTTAACAAAGTCGTTCCTATGCTTTTTGATTTCCAAATGTAGGTTCCGGTGAATAAGTCAAATACTTTTAAAGAATTTCTGTAGCCCCCGATGGCTAGTCTGTTTGTTAATACCTCATTGACACAGGCAGCATCAATTGGGTTACTTAAGATGTAGGACTGGCAGATGGCTTCTTCGGAAAGCATATTATCGAAGTGATAATCTGTGCATATGTCTTCTACTCTCAAATTTGcatactcatttttttttatgattacATTGCTatggctatttttttcttcaacttGCTTGAATTCGATACATTGCAATACTTGGTCTTTGtagtttttaaaatataactgcattttttttgtagcatCATTTTCGTgtttcttttcatcttccaTACTTAGATGGTACTTACTACGTTCGTTGTCGCAGTCCCAATTTAACACGTGTACATGTCCTCCATTACTGACCGTGAGGAGAAGTCTATCATTTCGAAGATAACTTTCATAcactccattttttacattttgacTTGTATAGGGGGGCATGAATTCGGCATAATTAGTatacctttctttttccttatcgAGCAAATCTTGGTATATCATACTATGGTGGTGATTAAGCATCCTTGTGTAAATACAATTGTTGCAAGTAAGAAATGATAGCAAGCATGTGTCGCTGATGCTTGGGTTTGCTCCATCATAGGGGGCGGCAAAACTTTCGACTAATCCATTCTTTCTGCATAGGGTTATTTGTGACTCTTCATATCCTcttttaagggggggggaggggagtaGGGAAAAAAGTGAGTAACTGGTGGCACGTGCGTGACGAATGAACATTCTTTTggacacacatatatacatatatatatatgtatatacagaTTTGTGGCGTTTCCACTTGCACGTTCGAGAGGCGGAAGGAGTGGCTTTCACGCAAATATAAGAGCGAAGCAACATGGTAAGGCATACGGTGGGAAGAGCGAGCCGCCTTATCCTCGCATGAACATCTACATATCATACTAATGCGCCTATACAAGTAGGGCACCTGCGCGCCCAAAGCGATGGATAtataaaatacattttacCCGTATCCGCCAGACCACGTCACGTGGTTGATTGTTCTCCTCAAATCGGGCTGGAGCGTCTGCTCAGAAATGGAGCTCTTGGGTCTGCATTGTACATACTTCAGTAGGCCTATTTTATCGGACGTAATTACTTGCATCGTCTCTCGTTAAATGGTTTATCCGTTCGCAtacgttttttttactaCATTAGCGGCCATGCGGTtaagcttaaaaaaaatagtttacGCATTTCTTTgggagcaaaaaaataaagtggcGCAGCAGCACAATTTACGCCAAGTGAAATGCCGATGGCTTTAAACAATATGTCGACGTAATCTATATTTTGTAGTGCCCCTATTTGGCATTTTAAGGaatgaagttaaaaaaaatttcgaaaaaaatgcgTCCTTAGGAGTTTATTTCCTACATTGATATGAAGTATATACTGGGAAAAAATGACGCACGGAAAGAAAAGTATATCGgcaatatgcatatatatatatatataatatatatatataatatataacaaCAGCCCGAGAAAGGCTACTCGTAGGTTAGCAAAATATAGGTAGTAAGGGAAAATGGAACACCTGATGgtgggatgaaaaaaaaaaaaaaaaaaaaaaaaaaaaaatagattatACGACCCGCATGCATTTTCGAAGAAGTGAAGGAACCGTTTTTTAAATAAGTTGAAGCCCAGAGGAACTTTGCTGTATAAAATTGCTTCCGACGTGGCATGCTTTCTTACTGAAGTCgttctcaatttttttttttgggggggcgGAAAGCagttttaaaatattttaccattttaagACGCTGGGgggatatatatttttcccccctctccTTTATTCCGCAATTatgttaagaaaaaaggaaaattctgtGTATCCGATTTGTATTATCAGAtgatttcattttattcgaTGGGTCCCATGTCCACTCGTATGAAGATTTTTCGTTTAACAGTTGTGAATTATGAGCATAAAGCAGTTTGATGATGCCCCcgggaaaaagggggaaccATGCTAAGTATTCGTTGTTCTCTACATATGTAAATGTTTTAAGGGGCATACATGATGGAAATCTTTTAATCACTTTCTACGCATTCAtcatgaagggaaaaaagtgtCACATAGAGTCTCTCCTTTGAGTAGCGCACTATTTGTTTTtgtaagcatttttttttttttccagaaatGTGTCCCTTTTGTGTACTTTGTGTCTTCGCTCTGTCCATGCAGGAACACACCGTGGAGCCATTTGGTTTTACTTTGGTAAACGTTGATTggttaaatggaaaaaatgcggGTCTCcttttgtttacttttttgaTGATCGAAAAAGCGTTCCctcttgttttttcccctctctcTTATGATCTTGCATTATACAGAACGCGGATTGTCGCACTTTTTTGGGCCCTTCTCCTTGACTTGGCTATTTTTCCTTGGATATGGTGACACACTTTTGCATGcaattttggctagctgtttgaattttttttttttttttttttttttaaatcactTAAAATGTATGTATTAAAGAAAACACAAATTCTGTACTACTTGTAAAACATATTCTTCAACAATTCCCTTGCtataaaattttacaaatattTACTTTGCAAAAAcgtaaaagagaaaattaaacACAATCCCTTTGGTAGACAAATTCGTACAACATAAGTGTCTCATTTTTGTAACGCCTTTTTAGCAAAAGTGACTTGTATTGGAAGGGAAGCCTTGCCATTAAGCTGTTTATATAGTAAggagaagtgaaaaaattcctttttctttcttttttttttttttttttttgttaaaaaacttttattttgcaGAATGGCGAATCCGATCGTTGGCTGCATGACAACTTTGGCTAATTTTATAGCAGACATTTGCAATGCTTTGATAAGTTGCGTGGACGGCTCATGCAAGGCTTTAACGTGCCAGTAAAGGATGGgaacgatttttttttttttttttttgtgtacaaAATGGATGTGTTATTACTATGAAGGGAACATCAGGCGCAGTTTTGCTTTTAAATGAAGAGtattttaaggaagaaaatgggaagaaaaggaaggccAAGGGGATCTTTGGAAGGTAGGGAACTTATAGGAATGAATTTTTACAAGAGTTACGGATAACCTTTTTATCTCTGATGATTCTTTTCGTTCgaagtgattattttatttttattctatttttttacggTCGGTATAAAGTTGCGTCTGCACGGAACTTGTAGAGACCGtttcttttcgttttctctttcttttttttttccacatgtgTATAAAACTCGAACAATGTTAGACTCTTGATGTTTGAAAAACTGCGTTAGAAAGGTTGttctgtccttttttttttttctttttacccctaaaaagaaaaaattcaaatcgTTGGCATACAGAACAGTGTCATATGAATTGTATAAATGCGGCTAATTTGATTCTTCCTGTTCTGTTTTCAACTTTCTGTGCATCGGGTGCTCAAGAAGAATTGCCAACAGGAGGGAGTGTGTGTCCCTCTAAGCTGTGCACTAGGATAAgtggaaataattttttttttttctaggtTGGGCTGCGACTCTGTTTTATAGAAATGGAAGTTCCTTTATTACGGTAACATATGTATGGTGTGccacacaaaatatatagtAGAATTAGGAGAAACTTTTAAACTGAGTGACAT comes from the Plasmodium knowlesi strain H genome assembly, chromosome: 3 genome and includes:
- a CDS encoding mago nashi protein homologue, putative, coding for MSKRDRFSFRYYVGHEGKFGHEFLEFEFNSKGRLRYANNSNYKNDKIIRKEAYVSKSVLNELKRIIEESEICKESDKLWPAPDKVGKQELEIFLDGNEYYFTTSKIGSLSDLKQCEDPEGLRVFYYLVQDLKCFLFSLICLHFRIKPV